A portion of the Sebastes fasciatus isolate fSebFas1 chromosome 2, fSebFas1.pri, whole genome shotgun sequence genome contains these proteins:
- the cyp2r1 gene encoding vitamin D 25-hydroxylase, whose translation MVSITSQSVLVPVSCAQALLGVGCLAVVLLAFLLVRQLVKQRRPPGFPPGPSPIPVIGNIMSLATEPHVFLKKQSEVHGQIFSLDLGGILTVVLTGYDCVKECLYHQGEVFADRPSLPLFQKMTKMGGLLNCKYGKGWIEHRKLACNSFRYFGSGQKTFERKISEECMFFVDAIDEHKGKPFNPKHLVTNAVSNITNLIIFGQRFTYDDRNFQHMIELFSENVELAVSGWALLYNAFPWIEYVPFGKHQKLFRNAAEVYDFLQTTIKGFSQGRVPHAPRHYVDAYLDELEQNAEEPSSFFSYENLIYSVGELIIAGTETTTNTLRWAMLYMALYPNIQERVHREIDSVLANGKAPTLEDKQKMPYVEAVLHEVLRFCNIVPLGIFRATTQEAKVNGYTIPKGTMVITNLYSVHFDEKYWNDPGAFSPQRFLDSNGNFVRREAFLPFSIGKRCCLGEQLARMEMFLFFTTLLQRFHLQFPPGTVPTVTPKLGMTLQPKPYSICAVRRQQKTPCSGGPPYQK comes from the exons ATGGTTTCTATCACATCGCAGTCTGTGCTGGTGCCGGTGTCCTGTGCGCAGGCTCTGCTCGGTGTGGGCTGTTTGGCCGTCGTCCTCCTCGCTTTCCTGCTCGTCCGACAGCTCGTCAAGCAGAGAAGACCTCCGGGCTTTCCTCCTGGTCCATCTCCTATTCCTGTCATAGGAAACATCATGTCTCTGGCCACCGAGCCGCACGTCTTCCTCAAGAAGCAGAGTGAAGTTCATGGACAG ATTTTCAGTCTTGACCTGGGAGGCATCTTGACGGTGGTATTAACTGGATATGACTGTGTCAAGGAATGCCTTTACCATCAAGGCGAGGTGTTTGCTGATCGCCCATCGCTGCCTTTATTCcagaaaatgaccaaaatgGGTG GGCTTCTCAATTGTAAATACGGCAAAGGCTGGATTGAACATCGTAAACTGGCTTGCAACTCTTTCCGTTACTTCGGCAGCGGCCAGAAAACGTTTGAGAGGAAGATCTCGGAGGAGTGCATGTTTTTTGTCGACGCCATCGACGAACACAAGGGAAAGCCCTTCAACCCCAAACACCTGGTGACCAACGCTGTGTCCAACATCACCAACCTGATCATTTTTGGACAACGGTTCACCTACGACGACCGCAACTTCCAGCACATGATTGAGTTATTCAGTGAGAACGTGGAGCTGGCGGTGAGCGGCTGGGCCCTCCTCTACAACGCCTTCCCTTGGATCGAGTATGTGCCCTTTGGAAAACATCAGAAGCTGTTCCGCAATGCTGCTGAGGTGTACGACTTCTTGCAGACGACTATAAAGGGTTTCTCACAGGGCAGGGTGCCACATGCACCTCGCCACTATGTTGATGCCTATTTGGATGAGTTGGAGCAGAACGCAGAGGAACCCAGCTCCTTCTTTTCCTATGAGAACCTCATCTATTCAGTGGGCGAGCTCATTATTGCCGGCACAGAGACCACAACTAACACCCTGCGCTGGGCCATGCTGTATATGGCTCTCTACCCCAACATACAAG AGAGGGTGCACAGAGAGATCGACAGCGTGCTGGCCAATGGGAAGGCCCCCACTTTGGAGGACAAACAGAAGATGCCCTATGTGGAGGCCGTTCTGCACGAGGTCCTTCGCTTCTGCAACATTGTCCCGCTCGGTATTTTCCGTGCCACCACCCAGGAAGCAAAAGTCAACGGGTACACAATTCCCAAAGGCACCATGGTGATCACCAACCTCTACTCAGTGCACTTTGACGAGAAGTACTGGAACGATCCAGGCGCTTTCTCACCACAGAGGTTTCTGGACAGCAACGGCAACTTTGTGAGGCGCGAGGCCTTCCTGCCATTCTCCATTG ggaAGCGTTGCTGTCTGGGCGAACAGCTGGCCAGGATGGAGATGTTCCTCTTTTTCACCACTTTGCTGCAGAGGTTTCATCTTCAGTTCCCTCCAGGAACCGTTCCCACTGTCACTCCCAAACTGGGCATGACTTTACAACCCAAGCCCTACTCCATCTGTGCTGTCCGCAGGCAGCAGAAAACTCCCTGCTCTGGAGGCCCTCCTTATCAAAAGTAG